A segment of the Gemmatimonadota bacterium genome:
CTCGGTCGATTCCCTCTTCCAGACGCGCCGCCAGCAAATCCCTGAGGAAACCGAATCCGTTCTTGAGGGCGAAGAGAACGAAGATGAGGGCGATGACGCCCGTGACCGCGTCGAGGGGATCGCCCTGGAGATCGATCCACCGATAAACGGTCGCGTCGAGCAGATCCGAGACGGGCTCCCCGACCCCTCTCGGCTCCGCGCCCGCGCCGGCCGGCCCGCTCGCGGCGAAGACGGTCTCCACGAACGGGATGATGAGCACCAGCGTGGCGGAATCCAGGAGCGCGAAACCTGCGGCCGCCAGCCACGACGCCGTCAGCGTCCCGAGCCAGGGGCGAATGAACGCCGCCAGGTTTTTCCGAAGTGACGGCTTCGAGGCCGGTCGCGTCATCGCGGAGTGAGATTGGCCACCGGAACGATCATCTCCTCGGGGCTGATGCCGCCGTGCAGGAAGGAGTTGAGGTACCGGGCCTGGTACTCGCGCAATTTGGTCGGATAGACGAAGAAGTAGCCCTCGCGGGCCAGCAGATAGGTCATGCCCATTCTCGCCGGAGGCATGCGCAGATCGCGGGAGTCCTGGGTTGAGTAGGCCGTAGAGCCGACCTCGGCGCGCAGATCCTGACCGAACTTGTAGCGAAGCGACGGCGTGGCGTCCCGCCGGGCCACGACCGTGCTCGGGTGCTGGCAGAGGATGGAGCCGTGATCGGTGGTGAGCACGACGCGGACCCCGGACCTGGCCGCCTCCCTCAGAACTCGGAAGGCGACCGAGCGCTCGAACCACGCTCTGGTAAGCGAGCGCAGGGCGGCCTCGTCTCGAACGACCTCCATCAGAATGGGGGACTCCGAGCGCCCGTGCGTCATCAGATCCACGAAGTTGAAGACGAGGGCGATCACAGATCCCGCCCTGCCCAGGGCGGAGACGACCCGCGACCTCACCTGATCCCCACGCCGGTCGGTGAACACCTTCTCGTAATGGACGCTGACGTCCCGTCCCGTCAGTCTTCTGAGTTGCTTTCTGAGCAGATCGTCCTCGAAGGCGTTCATGGAGCCCTCCTTGTCGCGACCGCCCCACCAGTCCGGGTATCTGCGCGCGATCTCGTCCGGGAACATGCCCGAGAAGAGGGCGTTGCGGGCGAAAGGAGTGGCGGTAGGGAGGATGGCGAAGTGGTGAGACTCCTCGATTTCGAAGTGCTCGGCGAGGAGCGGCGCCATGACCCGCCACTGGTCGAGACGCATGCAGTCGAGAACCACGAAGCAGACAGGTGCGTCGCCCACTCGCGGGGCCAGGTGCTTGCGCACCACGTCCACGGAAAGAAGGGGGCGTTCGGACGGCCGCCTCCGTCTGGATTTCCTTTTCCGTCCCCGGCCGCTTCCACCCGGTCGGTTCCAACTCGGCACGTCGTACCCGGTCGGGACCTGACCGCCGGCGTCGTCGCCGTTCGCATCCGCGGCCAGCCAGGCCGGGTAGTTGCGCACCACCCAGCCTCCGAAGTCGCGGCGCAGATCCGCCATCAGCGACGAGACGGTGTCCAGGAGGCCGGTCTCGCCAGCTTCGGAAAGGCTGACGTGCCAGTCGGTCAGTTCCGAGTAGACCGCGGCATAGTCGTCCGCTTCGCCGGCGTCCTTGAGGTCGATCGAGAGCCTGCCGAAACGCGCGGCGAAGTCCTGGGCCAGACTCTGCTGGCGGATGCTCGGCCCTTCCAGAACGCGCGTCACCGCCGAAAGAAGCTGGAGCGGCGAAACCGGCTTGACGAGGTAGTCCTCCACGCTCCGGCCTATCGCTCCGGTCATGGTGGCGTCGTCCTGAGACTTCGTCAGCATAACCACGCGCTGCTGCGGCATCTCGCGCCTGAGGACCTCGAGTAGCTCGAGCCCGGTTCTGCCCGGCATCTGCTCGTCGAGGAGCGCCAGGTCGTAGGTCCGCTCGGCCAGGAGTTCCAGAGCGTCGTCGCCGTTGGACACGCCGTCCACCGCATAACCGCGGTCGCGGAGGAACAGCAGGTGGGGACGAAGGAGTTCGACTTCGTCGTCGACCCAGAGGATGCGTCGTTGGAGCCGGGGCGAGGCGGTGGCGGACATGCGGGTGGTTACCCCGTTTGCCGGCGCCGGGTTACGGGTCGCGGATCAGGCGCGTCTCGACGGTCCGGGGATGCGGGCCACCGGACAACGGTCAGCCGGCGGGCGTCATTCTCGTTCGAACCACATGGTGCACGTCGAACTCGTCCGTCACGACGAACCAGACGACGTCG
Coding sequences within it:
- a CDS encoding response regulator, translated to MSATASPRLQRRILWVDDEVELLRPHLLFLRDRGYAVDGVSNGDDALELLAERTYDLALLDEQMPGRTGLELLEVLRREMPQQRVVMLTKSQDDATMTGAIGRSVEDYLVKPVSPLQLLSAVTRVLEGPSIRQQSLAQDFAARFGRLSIDLKDAGEADDYAAVYSELTDWHVSLSEAGETGLLDTVSSLMADLRRDFGGWVVRNYPAWLAADANGDDAGGQVPTGYDVPSWNRPGGSGRGRKRKSRRRRPSERPLLSVDVVRKHLAPRVGDAPVCFVVLDCMRLDQWRVMAPLLAEHFEIEESHHFAILPTATPFARNALFSGMFPDEIARRYPDWWGGRDKEGSMNAFEDDLLRKQLRRLTGRDVSVHYEKVFTDRRGDQVRSRVVSALGRAGSVIALVFNFVDLMTHGRSESPILMEVVRDEAALRSLTRAWFERSVAFRVLREAARSGVRVVLTTDHGSILCQHPSTVVARRDATPSLRYKFGQDLRAEVGSTAYSTQDSRDLRMPPARMGMTYLLAREGYFFVYPTKLREYQARYLNSFLHGGISPEEMIVPVANLTPR